Proteins encoded by one window of Gemmatimonas aurantiaca:
- a CDS encoding CofH family radical SAM protein, protein MPLAVPFDLSRLRDPALLPIGEKLIAGERLSVADGITLFRSPDLLGVGAMADAANRARHGDRVTFASNQHINPTNVCILRTTCTFCGYARLPKEEGAYRYSLDQVLAESDRADGTITREFHIVGGLDMQTGLEYYTTMFRALKARHPQVHIKALTAVEIAHIARIEKMSRADVLTALRDAGLDTLPGGGAETFSAAVRDVIASKKLGGTDFIDVHRTAHQLGIRSNCTMLYGHVETIEDRMEHLAMLRDLQDETGGFLAYIPLAYHPDDNELGKTLGRQGTSTTGADDLRNLAVGRLFLDNFEHIKSHWIMVTSAVSQLALHFGVNDIEGTVVREKIYHAVGAHTPQGMTLPQLLKLIRGAGKVPAERDSFYNVLREFGPDDTGETGEAGEAGDTPDGVSADLTAVAS, encoded by the coding sequence ATGCCGCTTGCTGTGCCGTTCGATCTGTCCCGATTGCGTGATCCGGCGCTCCTTCCGATCGGCGAAAAGCTGATCGCCGGGGAGCGCCTCTCCGTTGCCGACGGGATCACGCTCTTCCGGTCGCCCGATCTGCTGGGGGTCGGTGCGATGGCCGATGCCGCCAACCGGGCGCGTCACGGCGACCGCGTGACGTTCGCGTCCAACCAGCACATCAATCCCACCAACGTCTGCATCCTGCGCACGACGTGCACCTTCTGCGGGTATGCACGGCTGCCCAAGGAAGAAGGCGCGTATCGGTACTCGCTCGACCAGGTGCTCGCCGAATCCGATCGTGCCGACGGCACGATCACGCGCGAGTTCCACATCGTCGGCGGGCTCGACATGCAGACGGGGCTCGAGTACTACACGACGATGTTCCGCGCGCTCAAGGCGCGGCATCCGCAGGTGCACATCAAGGCGCTGACGGCGGTCGAGATCGCGCACATCGCGCGCATCGAGAAGATGAGTCGCGCCGACGTGCTCACCGCGTTGCGCGATGCAGGGCTCGACACGCTGCCCGGTGGCGGCGCGGAAACGTTCAGTGCGGCCGTGCGGGACGTCATCGCGTCGAAGAAGCTGGGCGGCACCGACTTCATCGACGTGCACCGCACCGCGCACCAGCTGGGAATCCGCTCCAACTGCACGATGCTCTACGGTCACGTGGAGACCATCGAGGATCGCATGGAGCATCTGGCCATGCTGCGCGACCTGCAGGACGAGACGGGCGGATTCCTGGCCTACATTCCGCTGGCCTATCATCCCGACGACAACGAACTGGGCAAGACACTCGGCCGGCAGGGTACCTCCACCACCGGTGCCGACGACCTGCGCAATCTCGCCGTGGGGCGGCTGTTCCTCGACAACTTCGAGCACATCAAGTCGCACTGGATCATGGTGACGTCGGCCGTCTCCCAGCTGGCGCTGCATTTCGGCGTGAACGACATCGAAGGCACCGTGGTGCGCGAGAAGATCTATCACGCGGTGGGTGCGCACACGCCGCAGGGGATGACGCTGCCGCAGTTGCTCAAGCTCATTCGCGGGGCGGGGAAGGTGCCCGCCGAGCGGGACTCGTTCTACAACGTGCTGCGGGAGTTCGGTCCCGACGACACCGGCGAAACAGGCGAAGCGGGTGAAGCAGGCGACACGCCGGATGGCGTGTCTGCCGATCTCACCGCCGTGGCATCCTGA
- a CDS encoding CBS domain-containing protein, whose product MPSRLADLLSAARLRVPMAALTLADAAYELAEGFVDSGSLSNLELLHERIEEARPEDVVGLADRAFVMHYRTEAVKDLVVALGRSVKPVCRILDDDETQCARVVILVCSPPRQAARHLQVVGAFARTLSKPAHVEALLAAETPGAVLSLPFLTGTELPAQLTVREMMTTQPRTVGPEAPLKSAVLEMVRSGLGGLPVVDGDNRVVGMLSERELLRDLMSRYLPRAGGVAGPQPPATARRTVADLMTRQVLCVAPDQPLAEVASLMLNKDVDRVPVVKNDRLVGFLTRGDIVRKLIGT is encoded by the coding sequence ATGCCGTCGCGTCTCGCCGATCTCCTGTCCGCCGCGCGCCTTCGCGTGCCGATGGCGGCGCTGACGCTCGCCGATGCCGCGTACGAACTGGCGGAAGGCTTCGTCGATTCGGGCAGCCTCTCCAATCTCGAGCTGCTCCACGAGCGTATCGAGGAGGCGCGTCCGGAGGACGTGGTCGGGCTGGCCGACCGGGCGTTCGTCATGCACTACCGCACCGAGGCGGTGAAGGATCTGGTGGTGGCCTTGGGCCGCTCGGTGAAGCCGGTGTGCCGCATCCTCGACGACGACGAAACCCAGTGCGCGCGTGTGGTCATTCTCGTCTGCTCGCCGCCCCGGCAGGCCGCCCGGCATCTCCAGGTCGTGGGCGCCTTCGCCCGGACGCTGTCCAAGCCGGCGCATGTCGAAGCACTGCTGGCGGCGGAGACACCGGGTGCGGTGCTGAGTCTGCCGTTCCTGACCGGCACCGAGCTGCCGGCCCAGCTCACCGTGCGGGAGATGATGACCACCCAGCCGCGTACGGTGGGCCCGGAGGCGCCGCTCAAGAGCGCGGTGCTGGAAATGGTACGATCGGGGCTGGGCGGGTTACCGGTGGTGGATGGCGACAACCGGGTCGTGGGCATGCTGAGCGAGCGGGAGCTGCTGCGGGACCTCATGAGCCGTTATCTTCCGCGCGCCGGGGGCGTCGCAGGTCCCCAGCCGCCAGCAACGGCGCGGCGCACGGTGGCCGATCTCATGACCCGTCAGGTGTTGTGTGTCGCTCCCGACCAGCCGCTGGCCGAAGTGGCGTCGCTCATGCTCAACAAGGACGTCGATCGTGTGCCCGTGGTGAAGAACGACCGACTGGTCGGCTTCCTGACCCGCGGAGACATCGTTCGCAAATTGATCGGAACGTGA
- the rpmF gene encoding 50S ribosomal protein L32, translating to MAVPKRRTSKRRKRARNTHKTAPAIVIQSCPQCSAPKRPHRVCGECGYYAGEQRVEAQEA from the coding sequence ATGGCCGTACCGAAGCGCCGCACCTCCAAGCGGCGGAAGCGCGCCCGCAACACGCACAAGACCGCGCCCGCTATCGTGATCCAGTCGTGCCCGCAGTGTAGCGCCCCGAAGCGTCCGCACCGTGTGTGTGGCGAGTGCGGCTACTACGCGGGTGAGCAGCGGGTAGAAGCGCAGGAAGCGTAA
- the ndk gene encoding nucleoside-diphosphate kinase: MAGRKTLTIVKPDAFGSGKAGLIIALLEQAGFVVRAARVLHLTQAQAGEFYAVHKERGFYPELVEFMTSGPCMPLVLERDDAVATLRTVIGATDPAEAAEGTVRKLYAESKGRNAIHASDSDENAEREARFFFAEADTIG, encoded by the coding sequence ATGGCAGGTCGGAAGACACTTACCATCGTGAAGCCGGATGCATTCGGCAGTGGCAAGGCGGGACTCATCATTGCGTTGCTCGAGCAGGCGGGCTTCGTGGTCCGGGCGGCCCGCGTGCTGCACCTGACCCAGGCGCAGGCCGGGGAGTTCTACGCCGTGCACAAGGAGCGCGGTTTCTACCCCGAACTGGTCGAGTTCATGACCAGTGGTCCGTGCATGCCGCTCGTGCTCGAGCGCGACGACGCGGTGGCCACGCTGCGCACGGTGATCGGGGCGACCGATCCGGCCGAAGCGGCCGAGGGCACGGTGCGCAAGCTGTACGCGGAATCGAAGGGCCGGAACGCGATCCACGCGTCGGACTCCGACGAGAACGCAGAGCGGGAAGCCCGGTTCTTCTTCGCGGAAGCGGACACGATCGGCTGA
- a CDS encoding beta-ketoacyl-ACP synthase III produces the protein MKRPIAYIAGTGHAVPRRVVTNADIAAMGVDTSDEWIIERTGIRERRIAGEGESLTSIAAEAARQAMARAGVQPGEIDIIILGTASPDHLLPATAVEVQTALGCARAAAFDLSAACSGWLYSTIVAESLIAHGTADTVLVIGAERLSGIVDWTDRNTCIVFGDGAGATVMRRTEKAQQRGVLSSFMRSDGALAELLWRPAGGGVTPFSPETFAQRKHYVHMSGREVFKHAVRSMAEATDRALDAARLTAADVDLLIPHQANVRIIEATAKHAGISMDKVFVNVDRFGNTSAASIPIALNDAVEQGRVKEGMTVLFAAFGAGFTWGSLVVRF, from the coding sequence GTGAAGCGCCCCATCGCGTATATCGCCGGGACGGGACATGCCGTGCCGCGTCGTGTCGTCACCAATGCCGACATCGCGGCCATGGGCGTCGACACCAGCGACGAATGGATCATCGAGCGCACCGGCATCCGGGAACGACGCATCGCGGGAGAGGGTGAGTCGCTCACGTCGATCGCTGCCGAAGCCGCCCGTCAGGCCATGGCCCGCGCGGGTGTGCAGCCGGGTGAGATCGACATCATCATCCTCGGCACGGCCTCGCCCGACCATCTGCTGCCGGCTACGGCCGTGGAAGTGCAGACGGCGCTGGGTTGCGCCCGCGCGGCCGCGTTCGATCTGTCGGCCGCCTGCTCGGGATGGTTGTACAGCACGATCGTGGCCGAATCGCTCATCGCCCATGGCACCGCCGATACGGTGCTCGTGATCGGCGCCGAGCGGTTGAGCGGGATCGTCGACTGGACCGACCGCAACACCTGCATCGTGTTCGGCGATGGTGCGGGCGCGACCGTGATGCGTCGTACCGAGAAGGCGCAGCAGCGTGGCGTGCTTTCGAGCTTCATGCGTTCCGACGGCGCACTGGCCGAACTGCTCTGGCGTCCGGCCGGCGGTGGCGTGACCCCGTTCTCGCCCGAGACCTTCGCGCAGCGGAAGCACTATGTGCACATGTCGGGACGCGAAGTGTTCAAACACGCCGTGCGCTCGATGGCCGAAGCCACCGATCGGGCGCTCGACGCCGCGCGTCTCACCGCCGCCGATGTGGATCTGCTCATTCCGCACCAGGCCAACGTGCGCATCATCGAAGCCACGGCGAAACACGCCGGCATCTCGATGGACAAGGTGTTCGTCAATGTCGACCGCTTCGGCAACACCTCTGCGGCCTCCATTCCGATCGCGCTGAACGATGCCGTCGAACAGGGACGGGTGAAGGAAGGCATGACGGTGCTGTTCGCCGCCTTCGGGGCCGGCTTCACGTGGGGTTCGCTGGTCGTCCGTTTCTGA
- the plsX gene encoding phosphate acyltransferase PlsX, whose protein sequence is MARIAVDAMGGDFAPRAPIAGALLALGALPPHHQIELIGQTAVIESELDALLRGELAELAHVRDRITIVEAPDVIEMSDKPAAALRRKPNSSMVVGVKRVAEGEAQGFVSAGSTGAQMAISLMVLRLHAGITRPAIGAIFPSAKQPVLVLDVGANVDCAPEELVQFARIGTVYAKALLGRDNPAIGLLSIGEEAEKGNLAVKEAHQRLLGAGLNFLGNVEGRDLPKGACDRGLIDVVVCDGFTGNILLKFYESIGPFLIGMVSKVGQLDPRQVMGSLKQFDVDEYGGSPLLGVRGVSVISHGKSSPKAIKNAISVAVRAWESGMTDEIGRRLAESVPEAPAAPAAPVTGPAK, encoded by the coding sequence TTGGCGCGCATCGCCGTGGATGCCATGGGGGGCGACTTCGCTCCCCGGGCCCCCATCGCGGGTGCGCTCCTTGCGCTCGGAGCGCTGCCCCCGCACCACCAGATTGAACTGATCGGCCAGACGGCCGTCATCGAATCCGAGCTCGACGCCCTCCTGCGTGGCGAGCTCGCCGAGCTGGCGCACGTCCGCGATCGCATCACGATCGTCGAGGCTCCCGATGTCATCGAGATGTCGGACAAGCCCGCCGCGGCCCTGCGCCGGAAGCCCAACAGCTCCATGGTCGTCGGCGTCAAACGCGTCGCCGAAGGCGAGGCCCAGGGCTTCGTGTCCGCCGGCAGCACCGGCGCCCAGATGGCCATCTCGCTGATGGTGCTCCGGCTGCACGCCGGCATCACGCGCCCCGCCATCGGCGCCATCTTCCCGTCGGCCAAACAGCCGGTCCTCGTGCTCGACGTCGGCGCCAATGTCGACTGCGCCCCCGAGGAGCTCGTCCAGTTCGCGCGCATCGGTACCGTCTACGCCAAAGCGCTGCTCGGTCGTGACAACCCGGCCATCGGTCTCCTCTCCATCGGTGAGGAAGCCGAGAAGGGCAATCTCGCCGTCAAGGAAGCCCACCAGCGGCTGCTCGGCGCCGGTCTCAATTTCCTCGGCAATGTCGAAGGTCGGGATCTGCCCAAGGGAGCCTGCGACCGGGGGCTCATCGATGTCGTGGTGTGTGATGGATTCACCGGCAATATCCTGCTCAAGTTCTACGAGAGCATCGGCCCCTTCCTGATCGGCATGGTCTCGAAGGTGGGGCAGCTCGATCCGCGGCAGGTCATGGGTTCCCTCAAACAGTTCGATGTCGACGAGTACGGAGGATCCCCGCTGCTGGGTGTGCGCGGCGTCTCCGTGATCTCGCACGGCAAGAGCTCACCGAAGGCCATCAAGAATGCCATCTCCGTCGCCGTGCGTGCGTGGGAGTCGGGTATGACCGACGAGATCGGTCGCCGCCTCGCCGAATCCGTTCCCGAGGCGCCTGCGGCGCCGGCCGCACCCGTCACGGGTCCGGCCAAGTGA
- a CDS encoding acyl carrier protein: MADHASKIKDIIEKELGVEREKLTPEASFIEDLGADSLDIVELVMEFEKEFNIDIPDEDAEKLRTVGDAVAYLEAKVGG; encoded by the coding sequence ATGGCGGATCACGCGTCGAAGATCAAGGACATCATCGAGAAGGAACTCGGCGTGGAGCGCGAGAAGCTGACCCCCGAAGCGAGCTTCATCGAGGACCTCGGTGCCGACTCGCTCGACATCGTCGAGCTGGTCATGGAGTTCGAGAAGGAGTTCAACATCGACATCCCCGACGAGGACGCCGAGAAGCTCCGCACGGTGGGTGACGCGGTCGCCTATCTCGAGGCGAAGGTCGGCGGCTGA
- the sucC gene encoding ADP-forming succinate--CoA ligase subunit beta: MNLHEYQAKELLRAAGVPIPPGEVATTPEQAEAIAKKYGTAVMVKAQVHAGGRGKAGGVKFCPTPEAAKEKATAILGMTIKDLIVEKVLVTVAADIGSEAYVGIIVDRATKKPVFMVSAAGGIDIEEVAATTPEKILYHPVDTRYGLLPFEAMRMGFFLYKDVKLARQAAKIMQQLYTAFMNAGCSLAEINPLVMTPQGELIAVDGKMVIDDNELDRRPEIAALRDESSEAPSEVDARNANLTFIKLDGNVGCVVNGAGLAMATMDLVKYYGGDPANFLDIGGSSNPEKVVNALRIITADPNVKCILFNIFGGITRTDDVANGIVTATKANPLKVPIVIRLTGTNEEIAVKILQENGFSASNDMDAAVQRAVELATKGGAA; encoded by the coding sequence GTGAACCTACACGAGTATCAGGCGAAGGAGCTGTTGCGGGCGGCCGGTGTGCCGATTCCGCCCGGTGAAGTCGCCACGACGCCGGAGCAGGCGGAGGCCATTGCCAAAAAGTATGGCACCGCCGTGATGGTGAAGGCCCAGGTCCATGCCGGCGGTCGCGGCAAGGCCGGTGGCGTGAAGTTCTGCCCGACGCCGGAAGCGGCGAAGGAAAAGGCCACGGCCATCCTCGGCATGACCATCAAGGATCTCATCGTCGAGAAGGTCCTCGTCACGGTCGCCGCCGACATCGGCTCGGAAGCCTATGTGGGCATCATCGTCGATCGCGCGACGAAGAAGCCGGTGTTCATGGTGTCCGCCGCGGGCGGCATCGACATCGAGGAAGTCGCGGCCACCACGCCGGAGAAGATCCTCTACCACCCGGTGGACACGCGCTACGGCCTGCTGCCGTTCGAAGCCATGCGCATGGGCTTCTTCCTGTACAAGGACGTCAAGCTCGCGCGTCAGGCCGCGAAGATCATGCAGCAGCTCTACACGGCGTTCATGAACGCCGGTTGCTCGCTGGCGGAAATCAATCCGCTCGTGATGACGCCGCAGGGTGAGCTCATCGCCGTCGACGGCAAGATGGTCATCGACGACAACGAACTCGATCGCCGTCCCGAGATCGCCGCGCTGCGCGACGAATCGAGCGAAGCGCCCAGCGAAGTGGACGCGCGCAACGCCAACCTCACGTTCATCAAGCTCGATGGCAACGTGGGCTGCGTGGTGAACGGCGCCGGTCTCGCCATGGCCACGATGGACCTCGTGAAGTACTACGGCGGCGATCCGGCCAACTTCCTCGACATCGGCGGCTCGTCGAATCCGGAAAAGGTCGTGAATGCACTCCGCATCATCACCGCCGATCCGAACGTGAAGTGTATTCTGTTCAACATCTTCGGCGGCATCACGCGCACCGATGACGTGGCCAATGGCATCGTCACGGCGACGAAGGCGAATCCGCTCAAGGTGCCCATCGTCATCCGTCTCACCGGCACCAACGAGGAGATCGCCGTGAAGATCCTGCAGGAGAACGGCTTCTCCGCCTCGAACGACATGGATGCGGCCGTGCAGCGCGCCGTCGAACTCGCCACCAAGGGAGGTGCGGCGTGA
- a CDS encoding DUF177 domain-containing protein translates to MLAAADPVWQEDDARPVEPGVHVVGRLSGAGAGRFYFSGRFEGAAVTACRRCLTEVTVPVSDDVHLLFAESDVDEADEDDVVLIPAGERELDLRPAVREEWLLAAPSFALCREDCRGLCPSCGADRNREACSCPPPSDPRWDGLRVARSADS, encoded by the coding sequence ATGCTCGCGGCCGCGGATCCGGTGTGGCAGGAGGACGATGCCCGTCCGGTCGAACCGGGAGTGCATGTCGTCGGCCGCCTGTCGGGTGCGGGAGCCGGTCGCTTTTATTTCAGTGGCCGGTTCGAGGGTGCAGCCGTGACCGCGTGCAGGCGTTGCCTGACCGAGGTCACCGTGCCGGTGTCGGACGATGTGCATCTGCTGTTTGCCGAGTCGGATGTCGACGAGGCGGACGAGGATGATGTCGTGTTGATTCCAGCCGGCGAGCGGGAACTCGATCTCCGTCCGGCGGTGCGCGAGGAGTGGCTGCTGGCCGCTCCGTCGTTTGCGCTCTGCCGGGAGGATTGTCGGGGGCTTTGCCCGTCGTGTGGTGCCGATCGCAACCGGGAGGCGTGCAGTTGTCCGCCACCCTCGGATCCCCGTTGGGATGGTCTGCGCGTAGCGCGCAGTGCCGATTCCTGA
- the fabG gene encoding 3-oxoacyl-[acyl-carrier-protein] reductase: MTTSSTTSTTASTTAQGARIDLTGRVALVTGSTRSIGLAIAETLARAGARVAITGRDAARAAEVARQISEATGVEARGYAADVSDTAQATALVEAVEKDFGQLDILVNNAGLTRDNLMMRIKDEDWDAVIDANLRGAFATCRAATRGMMKRRWGRIINMASVVGIMGNKGQVNYAASKAGLIGMTKSIARELASRNILANVVAPGFIETDMTAAMTPEARASLSADIPLERLGTPDDVAGIVLVLASDLTNYVTGQVFVVDGGLAM; encoded by the coding sequence ATGACGACATCCTCGACCACATCCACGACCGCTTCCACGACTGCACAGGGCGCGCGGATCGATCTGACGGGACGCGTTGCGCTCGTGACGGGTTCGACGCGCAGCATCGGTCTCGCGATCGCAGAGACCCTGGCCCGGGCCGGCGCCCGGGTGGCCATCACCGGACGCGATGCCGCGCGCGCGGCCGAAGTGGCGCGTCAGATCAGCGAAGCCACCGGTGTCGAAGCGCGGGGGTATGCCGCCGATGTGTCCGACACCGCGCAGGCCACGGCGCTCGTCGAAGCGGTCGAGAAGGATTTTGGACAGCTCGACATTCTCGTGAACAATGCCGGGCTCACGCGCGACAACCTGATGATGCGCATCAAGGACGAAGACTGGGATGCGGTCATCGATGCGAATCTGCGCGGCGCCTTCGCCACCTGCCGGGCCGCCACGCGCGGCATGATGAAGCGCCGCTGGGGCCGCATCATCAACATGGCCAGCGTGGTGGGCATCATGGGCAACAAGGGGCAGGTGAACTACGCCGCGAGCAAGGCGGGACTGATCGGCATGACCAAGTCCATCGCCCGGGAACTCGCGTCGCGGAACATCCTGGCCAACGTCGTGGCGCCGGGCTTCATCGAAACGGACATGACGGCGGCGATGACACCGGAGGCCCGGGCCTCGCTCAGCGCGGACATTCCGCTCGAGCGACTGGGCACGCCGGACGATGTGGCGGGCATCGTACTGGTGCTCGCATCCGATCTGACCAACTATGTGACCGGTCAGGTCTTTGTGGTGGACGGCGGCCTGGCAATGTGA
- the fabF gene encoding beta-ketoacyl-ACP synthase II: MRRRVVVTGLGAVTPVGNDVATTWQSLLAGVSGGAPITKFDASTFKVQFACEVKGFDVSPYMDRKEAKRADLYTQYAMAASVQAMQDAGLSEGGFVPEDCGVIIGSGIGGLATMEEQHTVLMTSGNRRISPFFVPMYIADIAAGVVSMRFGAKGPNFATVSACSTSAHAVGEAFRTIAYGDADVMIAGGSEASVLPMAIGGFANMTALSERNDSPATASRPFDATRDGFVLGEGAGVVVLEELEHARRRGARIYGEVVGYGATGDAYHLTGQPDAHEGLQRAMRKAIKDAGIALTDVDYVNAHGTSTPLNDPNEIKAIKTVFGDHAWKLSVSSTKSATGHMLGAAGGVEFIACALAIRDGMIPPTINHATPDPECDLDITPNVPKARPVNVAISNSSGFGGHNVSIALRRWTE, encoded by the coding sequence ATGCGGCGGCGGGTCGTCGTCACGGGGCTCGGGGCGGTCACGCCCGTCGGAAACGACGTGGCGACGACTTGGCAGTCGCTGCTGGCAGGGGTGTCCGGCGGGGCACCGATCACGAAGTTCGATGCCAGCACCTTCAAGGTGCAGTTCGCCTGTGAAGTGAAGGGCTTCGATGTGTCACCATACATGGACCGCAAGGAAGCCAAGCGGGCGGACCTGTACACGCAGTACGCCATGGCGGCGTCGGTGCAGGCGATGCAGGACGCCGGGTTGTCCGAAGGGGGCTTCGTGCCCGAGGACTGCGGCGTCATCATCGGCAGCGGTATCGGTGGCCTGGCCACGATGGAAGAGCAGCACACGGTGCTGATGACGTCGGGCAACAGGCGCATCTCGCCCTTCTTCGTGCCCATGTACATCGCCGATATCGCCGCCGGTGTGGTGTCCATGCGTTTCGGCGCCAAGGGTCCCAACTTCGCCACCGTCTCCGCGTGCTCCACGAGTGCGCATGCGGTGGGCGAGGCCTTCCGCACCATCGCCTATGGCGACGCGGATGTCATGATTGCCGGCGGTTCCGAAGCCTCGGTGTTGCCGATGGCCATCGGTGGCTTCGCGAACATGACGGCGCTCTCGGAGCGCAACGATTCACCGGCCACCGCGTCGCGGCCGTTCGATGCCACGCGCGATGGTTTCGTGCTCGGTGAAGGCGCCGGTGTGGTCGTGCTCGAGGAACTCGAGCACGCCCGTCGCCGCGGCGCGCGCATCTACGGCGAAGTGGTGGGCTACGGTGCCACCGGCGATGCGTATCATCTCACCGGCCAGCCGGACGCGCACGAAGGGCTGCAGCGCGCCATGCGCAAGGCCATCAAGGATGCCGGCATCGCGCTCACCGATGTCGATTACGTGAACGCGCACGGCACGTCCACACCGCTCAACGATCCCAACGAGATCAAGGCGATCAAGACGGTCTTCGGCGACCATGCGTGGAAGTTGTCGGTCAGCTCCACCAAGTCGGCCACCGGGCACATGCTCGGCGCCGCGGGTGGCGTGGAATTCATCGCCTGTGCGCTTGCCATTCGCGACGGCATGATCCCACCCACCATCAATCACGCGACTCCCGATCCCGAGTGCGATCTCGACATCACCCCGAACGTGCCCAAGGCCCGTCCGGTGAACGTCGCGATCTCCAACAGCTCCGGGTTCGGTGGTCACAACGTCTCGATCGCGCTCCGACGGTGGACCGAATAG
- the sucD gene encoding succinate--CoA ligase subunit alpha, producing MSIFIDNGTKLVVQGITGRDGSFHAKQMIEYGTKVVAGVTPGKGGQTFEGTAPIFDTVYDAVQATGANTSVIYVPPMYAADAIMEAAAAGVQLIVCITEGVPVLDMTKVYPYVKEYGARLIGPNCPGLITPGESKVGIIPGRICAPGPVGVVSRSGTLTYEVVNALTKAGIGQSTCVGIGGDPINGTNFIDCLAAFEADPNTKAVAMMGEIGGTDEQEAATFIKENMTKPVVGFIAGQTAPPGRRMGHAGAIISGSAGTAAEKIESFKAAGMGVAQRPVDFVELIQARLA from the coding sequence GTGAGCATCTTCATCGACAACGGCACCAAGCTGGTGGTGCAGGGCATCACGGGCCGCGACGGCTCGTTCCATGCCAAGCAGATGATCGAGTACGGCACGAAGGTCGTGGCCGGTGTGACGCCGGGCAAAGGCGGTCAGACGTTCGAAGGCACCGCCCCCATCTTCGATACCGTGTACGACGCGGTGCAGGCCACGGGCGCCAACACGTCGGTCATCTACGTACCGCCCATGTACGCCGCCGACGCCATCATGGAAGCCGCGGCAGCGGGCGTGCAGCTCATCGTCTGCATCACCGAAGGCGTGCCCGTCCTCGACATGACCAAGGTGTACCCGTACGTGAAGGAGTACGGCGCCCGCCTCATCGGCCCCAACTGCCCGGGTCTCATCACGCCGGGCGAGAGCAAGGTCGGCATCATCCCGGGCCGCATCTGCGCGCCGGGTCCGGTCGGTGTCGTGAGCCGCTCGGGTACGCTCACGTACGAAGTCGTCAACGCGCTCACCAAGGCCGGCATCGGTCAGAGCACGTGCGTCGGCATCGGTGGTGACCCGATCAACGGCACCAACTTCATCGACTGCCTCGCGGCGTTCGAAGCCGATCCGAACACCAAGGCCGTGGCCATGATGGGCGAAATCGGCGGCACCGACGAACAGGAAGCCGCCACGTTCATCAAGGAGAACATGACCAAGCCGGTCGTGGGCTTCATCGCCGGTCAGACGGCTCCGCCGGGACGTCGCATGGGTCACGCCGGCGCGATCATCTCGGGTTCGGCCGGTACGGCCGCCGAGAAGATCGAGTCGTTCAAGGCCGCCGGCATGGGCGTCGCCCAGCGTCCGGTGGACTTCGTGGAACTGATCCAGGCGCGTCTGGCCTGA
- the fabD gene encoding ACP S-malonyltransferase yields the protein MATEFVLLLPGQGSQKVGMGKDLYDAFPTAREIFHAVDDAVGSALSTLAFEGPADELTRTLNAQPALLAHSAAVWSVVKDAIGDRLRAAAGHSLGEFSAYHVAGALDVSGAARIVRQRGTLMYEQGIARPGAMAAILGVLTASIDELCAQATAERGLVVPANYNSEEQVVISGEVAGVERAMELAREAGAKRCLPLPVSGAFHSPLMAPAASGLAAALDAETWQDPRVPVVANVNAEAITDAATARALLVQQLTAPVRWTRVMHTLAERHPDATFVEIGAGAVLTGLARRIAPSVKTMACGTVAEVEKLLELAQGA from the coding sequence ATGGCTACGGAATTCGTCCTGCTGCTGCCGGGGCAGGGATCGCAGAAAGTGGGCATGGGCAAGGATCTCTACGACGCGTTCCCCACGGCCCGCGAGATCTTTCATGCCGTGGACGATGCGGTGGGCAGTGCGCTGTCCACGCTGGCCTTCGAAGGCCCCGCCGATGAGCTCACCCGCACGCTGAATGCGCAGCCCGCGCTGCTCGCGCACAGTGCCGCCGTGTGGAGCGTCGTGAAGGACGCCATCGGCGATCGGCTGCGGGCCGCGGCCGGTCATTCGCTGGGTGAGTTCTCCGCGTATCATGTCGCCGGCGCGCTCGACGTGTCGGGCGCCGCGCGTATCGTGCGGCAGCGCGGCACGCTGATGTACGAGCAGGGCATCGCACGACCTGGTGCCATGGCCGCCATCCTCGGCGTACTCACGGCGAGCATCGACGAGCTGTGTGCGCAGGCCACCGCGGAGCGCGGACTCGTCGTGCCGGCCAACTACAACAGCGAAGAGCAGGTGGTCATCTCGGGTGAAGTGGCGGGCGTGGAGCGCGCCATGGAACTGGCCCGGGAGGCCGGTGCGAAGCGCTGCCTGCCGTTGCCGGTGAGCGGCGCGTTTCATTCGCCGCTGATGGCTCCCGCCGCGAGTGGCCTGGCCGCCGCGCTCGATGCCGAAACCTGGCAGGACCCACGCGTACCCGTCGTGGCCAATGTGAATGCCGAGGCCATCACCGATGCCGCCACCGCGCGCGCGCTGCTCGTGCAGCAGCTCACCGCGCCCGTGCGGTGGACGCGCGTGATGCACACGCTCGCCGAGCGCCATCCCGACGCCACGTTCGTGGAGATCGGTGCCGGCGCGGTGCTGACGGGGCTGGCGCGCCGTATCGCGCCGTCGGTGAAGACGATGGCCTGCGGCACGGTGGCCGAGGTGGAGAAGCTGCTCGAACTCGCTCAGGGAGCCTGA